A genomic window from Streptomyces broussonetiae includes:
- a CDS encoding MFS transporter: protein MPVVRDLRVLLRLRYFRRLLYVRLLSQGADGVYQVALAAYVVFSPEKQTSATAVASAMAVLLLPYSVVGPFAGVLLDRWRRRQVFLYGNLLRALMASATAVLIVARVPDWLFYVSALCVTAVNRFILAGLSAALPRVVDQERLVMANSLSPTAGTLAAAAGGGLAFVVRLVVADSDAAVVLLGAVLYLCAALASLSLAPGQLGPDPELVQPRLAAALTGTARDLAAAVRHLVSPPRREAAWALVTMTLLRFCYGALLVMLLMLCRYAFASTADEGLRLLGLALGTSAAGFFAAAVVTPWFAGRIGPGRWIAVCAGAAAVLELALGLPFTTGPMLVATFVLGLTTQGAKIATDTVVQSSVDDGFRGRVFSVYDVLFNIAFVGAAAVAALMLPPDGRSPTLVVTIAIIYGAVAGAMGRFECR, encoded by the coding sequence ATGCCTGTCGTGCGTGACCTGCGCGTCCTGCTGCGTCTTCGGTACTTCCGACGCCTGCTGTACGTCCGCCTGCTCTCCCAGGGCGCCGACGGCGTCTACCAGGTCGCGCTCGCCGCGTACGTCGTGTTCTCCCCGGAGAAACAGACCTCGGCCACGGCGGTCGCCTCGGCGATGGCCGTACTGCTGCTCCCCTACTCCGTGGTCGGCCCGTTCGCGGGCGTCCTGCTGGACCGCTGGCGCCGTCGGCAGGTCTTCCTCTACGGCAACCTGTTGCGCGCACTGATGGCGTCGGCGACGGCCGTGCTGATCGTCGCCCGCGTCCCGGACTGGCTCTTCTACGTCTCCGCGCTGTGCGTCACCGCCGTCAACCGCTTCATCCTCGCAGGCCTGTCCGCCGCGCTCCCTCGCGTGGTCGACCAGGAGCGCCTGGTGATGGCCAACTCCCTCTCGCCGACCGCCGGTACGCTCGCCGCGGCCGCGGGCGGCGGCCTCGCCTTCGTCGTACGGCTGGTGGTGGCCGACTCCGACGCAGCGGTGGTGCTGCTGGGGGCTGTCCTGTACCTGTGCGCGGCGCTCGCGTCCCTGAGTCTCGCGCCCGGGCAACTGGGGCCGGACCCCGAATTGGTCCAGCCCCGCCTGGCGGCGGCGCTCACCGGCACCGCCCGCGACCTGGCCGCAGCCGTACGGCACCTCGTCTCACCGCCACGCCGGGAGGCCGCCTGGGCGCTCGTCACGATGACGCTGCTGCGGTTCTGCTACGGCGCGCTGCTGGTCATGCTGCTGATGCTGTGCCGGTACGCCTTCGCCTCGACCGCGGACGAGGGACTGCGGCTGCTGGGGCTGGCCTTGGGTACGTCGGCTGCCGGCTTCTTCGCGGCAGCCGTGGTGACTCCTTGGTTTGCGGGACGGATCGGCCCGGGACGCTGGATCGCCGTGTGCGCCGGGGCGGCCGCGGTCCTGGAGCTCGCCCTCGGGCTCCCGTTCACCACCGGCCCCATGTTGGTCGCGACCTTCGTCCTGGGTCTGACCACACAGGGCGCGAAGATCGCGACCGACACGGTCGTGCAGTCGTCGGTGGACGACGGCTTTCGCGGGCGCGTCTTCTCCGTCTACGACGTCCTGTTCAACATCGCCTTCGTCGGTGCCGCCGCAGTGGCCGCCCTGATGCTGCCACCGGACGGCCGCTCGCCGACGCTGGTCGTCACAATCGCCATCATCTACGGAGCGGTTGCTGGTGCTATGGGCCGCTTTGAATGCCGGTGA
- a CDS encoding LppU/SCO3897 family protein, which translates to MTTPPPQGQNPFAQGQPGYGQTQAPYPPQGGYPQQGGYAQQPGQPGFPQQGAAPYAPVPPQQPKRSVRKYLRIAGLVVGLIVIAGGWYFNHADDTTKLAVGDCLTNKGSSTDPKIEQLDCSDSKADYKVLKKDGSTSLAQLACQSVQGTTAAIEWKEGSDSFVLCLGDNK; encoded by the coding sequence GTGACGACTCCGCCGCCCCAGGGCCAGAATCCATTCGCACAGGGTCAGCCGGGGTACGGCCAGACCCAGGCCCCGTACCCTCCGCAGGGCGGCTACCCGCAGCAGGGCGGCTACGCGCAGCAGCCGGGTCAGCCCGGGTTCCCCCAGCAGGGCGCGGCACCGTATGCACCGGTGCCTCCTCAGCAGCCCAAGCGCAGCGTCAGGAAGTACCTGCGCATAGCCGGCCTCGTCGTCGGCCTCATCGTCATCGCCGGCGGCTGGTACTTCAACCACGCGGACGACACCACAAAGCTGGCTGTCGGTGACTGCCTGACGAACAAGGGCAGCAGCACCGACCCTAAGATCGAGCAGCTGGACTGCAGCGACTCGAAGGCGGACTACAAGGTGCTCAAGAAGGACGGCAGCACCAGCCTGGCCCAGCTCGCCTGCCAGTCGGTCCAGGGAACGACCGCGGCCATCGAGTGGAAGGAAGGCAGCGACTCCTTCGTCCTCTGCCTGGGAGACAACAAGTAG
- a CDS encoding CCA tRNA nucleotidyltransferase encodes MPNPNEDTPSALSQAQHRAVTELLRVAPVADDLARRFQEAGFSLALVGGSVRDALLGRLGNDLDFTTDARPEDVLKIVRPWADAVWEVGIAFGTVGAHKDGYQIEITTYRSEAYDRTSRKPEVSYGESIEEDLVRRDFTVNAMAVALPQKEFIDPHGGLEDLAARVLRTPGTPEESFSDDPLRMMRAARFAAQLDFVVAPEVVTAMTDMAGRIEIVSAERVRDELNKLILSAHPRKGLSLLVETGLASHVLPELPALSLERDEHHRHKDVYEHTLIVLEQAIALEQDGPDLALRLAALLHDIGKPRTRRFEKDGRVSFHHHEVVGAKMTKKRMTALKYSNELVKDVSRLVELHLRFHGYGTGEWTDSAVRRYVRDAGPLLDRLHKLTRSDCTTRNKRKAAALSRAYDGLEDRIAELQKQEELDAIRPDLDGNQIMEILGLGPGPAVGKAYKHLLELRLDNGPMEHDAAVAALKQWWAEQG; translated from the coding sequence GTGCCGAACCCCAACGAAGACACCCCCTCCGCCCTGAGCCAGGCGCAGCATCGCGCGGTCACCGAGCTGCTGCGGGTGGCCCCGGTCGCCGATGATCTCGCCCGCCGATTCCAGGAGGCCGGGTTCTCCCTCGCCCTGGTCGGCGGATCGGTGCGCGACGCGCTGCTCGGCCGGCTCGGCAACGACCTGGACTTCACCACAGACGCCCGCCCCGAGGACGTCCTGAAGATCGTCCGGCCCTGGGCCGACGCCGTCTGGGAGGTGGGGATCGCCTTCGGCACCGTCGGCGCGCACAAGGACGGCTACCAGATCGAGATCACCACCTACCGGTCGGAGGCCTACGACCGCACCTCGCGCAAGCCCGAGGTGTCGTACGGAGAGTCCATCGAGGAGGACCTCGTCCGCCGGGACTTCACGGTCAACGCGATGGCCGTGGCGCTGCCTCAGAAGGAATTCATTGACCCGCACGGCGGCCTCGAGGACCTCGCGGCCCGAGTGCTGCGGACACCGGGCACCCCCGAGGAGTCCTTCTCGGATGATCCGCTGCGCATGATGCGGGCGGCCCGGTTCGCCGCCCAGCTGGATTTCGTGGTCGCTCCTGAGGTCGTCACCGCGATGACGGACATGGCCGGGCGTATCGAAATCGTCTCGGCCGAGCGGGTCCGGGACGAGCTGAACAAACTGATCCTCTCCGCGCACCCCCGCAAGGGCCTGTCCCTGCTCGTCGAGACCGGGCTAGCAAGCCATGTGCTGCCCGAGCTGCCGGCACTGAGCCTGGAGCGGGACGAGCACCACCGGCACAAGGATGTCTACGAGCACACGCTGATCGTCCTGGAGCAGGCGATCGCGCTGGAGCAGGACGGTCCCGACCTCGCGCTCCGGCTCGCCGCGCTGCTGCACGACATCGGCAAGCCGCGCACGCGCCGCTTCGAGAAGGACGGCCGGGTCTCGTTCCACCACCATGAGGTGGTCGGCGCGAAGATGACCAAGAAGCGCATGACCGCCCTGAAGTACTCCAATGAGCTGGTGAAGGACGTCTCGCGGCTGGTCGAGCTGCATCTGCGCTTCCACGGTTACGGCACCGGGGAGTGGACGGACTCAGCGGTCCGCCGCTACGTCCGTGACGCGGGTCCACTGCTGGACCGCCTGCACAAGCTGACCCGGTCGGACTGCACCACCCGCAACAAGCGGAAGGCCGCGGCGCTGTCCCGGGCCTACGACGGGCTTGAGGATCGCATCGCCGAGCTGCAGAAGCAGGAGGAGCTGGACGCCATCCGCCCGGACCTGGACGGCAACCAAATCATGGAGATCCTCGGCCTCGGCCCCGGCCCGGCAGTCGGCAAGGCGTACAAGCACCTGCTGGAGCTGCGTCTCGACAACGGCCCGATGGAGCACGACGCGGCGGTGGCGGCGCTCAAGCAGTGGTGGGCCGAGCAGGGCTGA
- a CDS encoding DUF6049 family protein, whose translation MAEAADFQATGASPARRWLRRTGALLAGAPLLAALLQLPAAAPAQADSSDPVSVALDSLTPNAPTDGDTLTVSGTVTNNGKQAVTGAHVGLRVGPELNTRSAIDAVTQHSDDLQGNTGTEVGGKYVEKFATLTPGVAEHFSISVPVDKLDLGEDGVYEFGVSLSGQTSAQPWDQVLGIQRTFLPWQPSEADTKTKTTFLWPLISTVHMTAKTGAGELQTPVFSNDQLAKELSPGGRLAQMVDLGKDLDVTWVIDPDLLASVDAMATGNYRLPGDNGTTTPGPKDHQAVAKQWLADLQDAVAGKEVVALPFGDPDLASLAHNGTSVTGSLSHLKDATDVAATTVETVLHVTPSTDFAWPVDGAVDPSIMKVATSAGADRVIARSDSLQETAGLPYTPSAARPVGGGTTAVVSDARLSTAFEGDLTKADSTTLAVQKFLAQSLEVNAQTDKQRSIVVAPQRMPTASQAQAMAAGLKALDGANWSQSQDLTAAAKDKPDPNATTQIPSSQAYPSSLRRLELPTAAFGQIARTQDKLDNFQVILTDRSRVVTPFGRAINREMATSWRGRSGDAENYRNGVEAWLDDLSAQVKLIDKSETKLSGRSATIPVTVQNNLVQPAGHLVLRLTSTMPTRLKIGGKAYSEQPVSVSGGHSQSVKFATSANANGRVTVVAQLYTEDGQEYGDAVTFDVKVTEVTPTVMLVIGGGVLLLVLAGFRMYTQRKRAAARQAEEDGPDAAGEDGPDEPGNPDTPAGRLPEEPEESDSPAGADDPQQPSDPAPDTAPENTDPSGTGERVDR comes from the coding sequence GTGGCCGAGGCGGCTGACTTCCAGGCAACCGGTGCCTCCCCTGCCCGCCGCTGGCTGCGGCGCACCGGAGCGCTGCTCGCCGGGGCACCTCTGCTGGCCGCACTGCTCCAGCTGCCCGCTGCGGCGCCCGCCCAGGCCGACTCCTCCGACCCGGTGTCCGTCGCGTTGGACTCGCTCACGCCCAATGCGCCCACGGACGGCGACACGCTGACCGTGTCCGGCACGGTGACCAACAACGGCAAGCAGGCCGTCACCGGCGCCCACGTGGGCCTACGGGTGGGCCCCGAGCTGAACACCCGCTCGGCGATCGACGCCGTCACCCAGCACTCCGACGATCTGCAGGGCAATACCGGCACTGAGGTCGGCGGCAAGTACGTGGAGAAGTTCGCCACGCTGACTCCGGGCGTCGCCGAGCACTTCAGTATCTCCGTGCCCGTGGACAAGCTGGACCTCGGCGAGGACGGCGTCTACGAGTTCGGGGTCTCATTGTCCGGCCAGACCTCTGCCCAGCCCTGGGACCAGGTGCTCGGCATCCAGCGGACGTTCCTGCCGTGGCAGCCGTCCGAGGCCGACACCAAGACGAAGACGACGTTCCTGTGGCCACTGATCTCCACGGTCCACATGACGGCCAAGACGGGCGCCGGCGAGCTGCAGACACCGGTGTTCAGCAACGACCAACTGGCCAAGGAACTGTCGCCGGGCGGTCGGCTGGCGCAGATGGTGGACCTGGGCAAGGACCTGGACGTCACCTGGGTGATCGACCCGGACCTGCTGGCCTCGGTGGACGCGATGGCCACCGGCAACTACCGGCTCCCGGGGGACAACGGCACCACCACGCCGGGCCCCAAGGATCACCAGGCGGTCGCCAAGCAGTGGCTGGCGGACCTGCAGGACGCTGTGGCGGGCAAGGAAGTCGTCGCGCTGCCCTTCGGCGACCCGGACCTGGCGTCCCTCGCGCACAACGGCACCAGCGTCACCGGCTCGCTCAGCCACCTCAAGGACGCCACCGACGTCGCCGCCACCACCGTCGAGACCGTGCTCCATGTCACACCGAGCACCGACTTCGCGTGGCCGGTGGACGGCGCCGTGGACCCATCGATCATGAAGGTCGCCACCTCCGCAGGAGCCGACCGTGTGATCGCCCGCAGCGACAGCCTCCAGGAGACCGCCGGGCTGCCGTACACACCCTCCGCCGCCCGCCCGGTCGGCGGAGGCACCACCGCGGTGGTCTCCGACGCCCGGCTCTCCACGGCCTTCGAGGGCGATCTGACCAAGGCGGACTCGACGACGCTGGCCGTGCAGAAGTTCCTGGCGCAGAGCCTCGAGGTGAACGCGCAGACGGACAAACAGCGCAGCATCGTCGTCGCCCCCCAGCGCATGCCCACAGCCAGCCAGGCCCAGGCGATGGCCGCGGGGCTGAAGGCGCTCGACGGTGCGAACTGGTCCCAGTCCCAGGACCTCACCGCGGCGGCCAAGGACAAGCCCGACCCGAACGCCACCACGCAGATCCCGTCGTCGCAGGCCTACCCCTCCTCGCTGCGCCGGCTGGAGCTGCCGACGGCGGCATTCGGGCAGATCGCGCGCACCCAGGACAAGCTCGACAACTTCCAGGTGATCCTCACCGACCGCTCCCGCGTCGTCACGCCGTTCGGGCGAGCCATAAACCGTGAGATGGCCACGTCCTGGCGCGGCAGGAGCGGAGACGCGGAGAACTACCGCAACGGCGTCGAGGCATGGCTCGACGATCTGTCCGCCCAGGTCAAGCTGATCGACAAGTCGGAGACCAAGCTCTCCGGCCGCAGCGCCACCATCCCGGTGACCGTCCAGAACAACCTCGTCCAGCCCGCCGGGCACCTGGTCCTGCGCCTCACCTCGACCATGCCGACCCGTCTGAAGATCGGCGGCAAGGCGTACTCCGAACAGCCCGTCTCGGTCTCCGGCGGACACAGCCAGTCCGTGAAGTTCGCCACCTCGGCCAACGCCAACGGCCGGGTCACGGTCGTCGCCCAGCTGTACACCGAGGACGGCCAGGAGTACGGCGACGCCGTCACCTTCGATGTGAAGGTCACCGAGGTCACGCCCACCGTGATGCTGGTCATCGGCGGCGGTGTGCTCCTCCTCGTCCTCGCCGGCTTCCGGATGTACACGCAGCGCAAGCGCGCGGCCGCACGTCAGGCCGAGGAGGACGGCCCGGACGCGGCGGGGGAGGACGGTCCGGACGAGCCCGGGAACCCTGACACACCTGCCGGTCGTCTCCCGGAGGAACCGGAGGAATCCGACTCTCCCGCCGGGGCAGACGACCCGCAGCAGCCGAGTGACCCTGCGCCGGACACCGCACCGGAAAACACCGACCCGTCCGGGACGGGTGAGAGAGTGGACCGTTGA